The Methanomassiliicoccales archaeon genome window below encodes:
- a CDS encoding HNH endonuclease — translation MRDTRETVSVKADKYIDYAKYMLSRMPSLENKTLEEIDSDIWIQALRDYKRSNRRHRTWDDLLNYRGYQVLRSVLVLNKNNYTCVYCRRASSSGLPMYVDHKEAKVLGGGEELENLQCTCMQCNQA, via the coding sequence TTGAGAGACACTAGAGAAACCGTTTCAGTCAAGGCTGATAAATATATTGATTATGCGAAATATATGCTTTCTAGAATGCCAAGTTTAGAGAATAAGACCTTAGAAGAAATTGATAGTGATATTTGGATCCAAGCATTAAGAGACTATAAAAGATCAAATCGTCGTCATAGGACTTGGGATGATTTACTCAATTACAGGGGATATCAAGTGCTGAGGTCAGTCTTAGTACTTAATAAGAATAATTATACCTGTGTCTATTGCAGGCGAGCTTCAAGTTCTGGATTACCAATGTATGTGGATCATAAAGAGGCGAAAGTACTGGGAGGGGGAGAAGAGTTAGAGAATCTCCAATGCACTTGCATGCAATGTAACCAGGCTTAA